One Trichoplusia ni isolate ovarian cell line Hi5 chromosome 6, tn1, whole genome shotgun sequence DNA segment encodes these proteins:
- the LOC113495175 gene encoding odorant receptor 4-like, with product MNNNKDAEILLKSKTTTDRLFRYMIITCIIATPMFVSFLFIKRYYDPTARISVYTPFEVNSWGSYARAVFLKAYPVFWMGCGHLSLDYTVVLYFCQMKVQLEIIKSNIEHLFDSDNPTNELIPRGRHRYSDEIDQNIKDRFIHYVKRYENLLCLSRFSREVNSIFNIPISIHFLTSMVSTCAATYIFSTVKILSFQGLFLLMLIMILSAQVFFICYFGNLVQFESESVASAVYLSNWYSASPRFRRILLIAMLCWSRPLSLTVSGVVPISLDTFVSVRIHYPNKRHFFLELI from the exons ATGAACAACAATAAAGACGCAGAAATATTGCTAAAAAGTAAAACGACAACGGACCGTCTGTTTAGGTATATGATAATAACTTGTATTATCGCAACGCCCATGTTTGTTTCATTCTTGTTCATCAAAAGATATTATGATCCCACCGCAAGGATCTCTGTATATACGCCGTTCGAAGTTAATTCTTGGGGCAg ttACGCAAGGGCAGTATTCTTGAAGGCTTATCCTGTATTCTGGATGGGTTGCGGCCACCTATCCTTGGACTACACCGTGGTGCTGTACTTCTGTCAAATGAAAGTTCAGCTGGAGATCATCAAGAGCAATATAGAACATCTATTTGACTCAGACAACCCGACGAACGAATTGATTCCTAGAGGTCGCCACCGATACAGTGACGAAATTGACCAAAATATTAAGGACCGCTTCATTCATTACGTTAAGAGATATGAAAACCTGCTTTG tttgtcCAGGTTTTCACGCGAGGTCAACTCCATTTTCAATATTCcgatttcaatacattttttgacGTCGATGGTTTCTACCTGTGCGGCGACATACATTTTTAGTACG gttAAAATACTGTCATTCCAGGGCTTATTCCTGCTGatgttaataatgattttatcagCCCaagtgtttttcatttgttacttTGGCAACTTGGTGCAGTTTGAG AGTGAGTCAGTAGCGTCGGCAGTGTACCTGAGTAACTGGTACTCAGCGTCGCCTCGGTTTCGTCGCATCCTGCTCATCGCCATGCTGTGCTGGTCGCGTCCTCTCTCTCTCACAGTCTCTGGCGTCGTACCGATCTCTTTGGACACCTTCGTCTCGGTGAGAATACATTATCCTAACAAACGTCATTTCTTTCTCGAACTTATTTAA